The proteins below come from a single Rhodohalobacter sp. SW132 genomic window:
- a CDS encoding zinc-dependent metalloprotease, whose product MKRLILLLIFPLLFLTSCNLFRSASADQPAQPRSAPDGYSSVITGDAVTSHGVLDVHYVDDKIYYEIPDSLLGRDFLMVSRVAKVPTNFFGFRSSGSKTAEQVFAFERVRDKINIRERSYNSVAADTLPIYRSVQANNYEPVIATFDIAATNPENGSIVIQINDFFENDVPAITGLAGFLRNMYQVRRLDASRSYIDTVRTFPQNVEARHVMTYEAMSAPSSAGTNTLSVLMNQSMILLPREPMRPRHHDYRVGWFTVTQLDFGADEQKAATRTLIRRWRLEPSDPDAYARGELVEPVKPIVYYVDPGTPDEYRQAVIDGVEDWNEAFEAAGFKNAIRAKLPPTEEEDPNFEPEDIRYNMVRWIANTTRNATGPSTSDPRTGEIIASDIFWYHNHIRSYRNRLLLETGAANPKAQNLRVDDEYLTEAIRQVIAHEIGHALGLPHNMAANYAYPVDSLRSPTFTAEYGVSASVMDYARQNYIAQPGDGVERFIRKIGPYDRYSINWGYRVIPDAESAEDEIPVLNEWILEKAGDPMYRFGQSTGYDPSAQTETLSNDPVRASGYGMQNLQRVVPNLVEWTSTPGRGYDDLQEIYGELIGMWNRYIGHVVTNIGGVYYHRLASDQEGQIYTPVDKEYQQQAMEFLNEHVFSTPDWLLDSDILRNIEHAGAIERIQNLQGRHLSSVMSSSRMIRLIEDEAFRGDEAYTLAGMIEDLRNGIWSELDSGETIDTYRRNLQRTYIHQIGTTMESSDSHVELSDIKPMLRDELHRLAERVDSTVENAPDRITQVHLRDVQHRIDQILNPS is encoded by the coding sequence ATGAAACGACTGATACTTCTACTGATCTTCCCTCTGCTATTTTTAACCTCCTGTAATCTTTTTCGTTCGGCATCGGCTGATCAGCCTGCCCAGCCCCGCTCGGCACCCGATGGCTACAGCAGTGTAATCACCGGAGATGCAGTAACCAGTCACGGTGTTTTGGATGTCCATTATGTGGATGATAAAATTTACTACGAAATTCCCGACTCCCTTCTCGGCAGGGATTTCCTGATGGTGAGTCGCGTGGCAAAAGTGCCTACGAACTTTTTTGGGTTCAGAAGCAGTGGTTCAAAAACAGCCGAACAGGTTTTTGCATTTGAACGGGTGAGAGATAAAATTAATATCCGAGAGCGTTCCTACAACAGTGTGGCTGCCGATACTCTTCCAATCTATCGCTCCGTACAGGCCAATAACTATGAGCCTGTTATTGCAACATTTGATATTGCAGCAACTAACCCGGAGAACGGATCTATCGTCATCCAGATAAATGACTTTTTTGAAAATGATGTCCCGGCAATCACAGGGCTTGCGGGATTTTTGCGAAACATGTACCAGGTCCGGCGGCTGGATGCATCCCGCAGTTACATTGATACCGTGCGGACATTTCCGCAAAATGTAGAAGCGCGCCACGTAATGACGTACGAGGCGATGAGCGCGCCTTCATCAGCCGGAACAAACACCCTCTCTGTGCTGATGAATCAAAGTATGATTCTGCTTCCCAGAGAACCGATGCGTCCGAGACACCATGACTATCGTGTGGGTTGGTTTACAGTTACACAACTCGATTTTGGTGCTGATGAACAGAAAGCAGCTACCAGGACACTTATTCGACGCTGGAGACTCGAACCATCAGATCCGGATGCATACGCCCGCGGGGAGCTGGTTGAGCCAGTAAAACCAATTGTCTACTACGTGGATCCCGGAACGCCGGATGAATATCGCCAGGCGGTGATCGACGGTGTGGAAGACTGGAATGAAGCGTTTGAAGCTGCCGGGTTTAAAAACGCCATCAGGGCCAAGCTTCCACCAACCGAGGAGGAAGACCCCAATTTTGAGCCGGAAGATATCCGCTATAATATGGTACGCTGGATCGCGAATACAACGCGGAACGCCACCGGACCGAGTACGTCCGATCCGCGGACCGGAGAGATCATTGCCAGCGATATTTTCTGGTATCACAACCACATCCGCTCCTACCGAAACCGGCTGCTGCTCGAAACCGGTGCGGCCAACCCCAAGGCACAAAATCTGCGTGTGGATGATGAATATCTGACTGAGGCGATCCGGCAGGTGATTGCCCACGAAATTGGTCACGCCCTTGGCCTGCCGCACAATATGGCCGCAAATTATGCATACCCGGTAGATTCACTTCGGTCACCAACATTTACTGCTGAGTATGGGGTATCGGCATCTGTGATGGATTATGCCCGCCAGAACTACATTGCCCAGCCGGGTGACGGTGTGGAGCGCTTTATCCGAAAAATCGGCCCGTACGATCGCTATTCGATCAACTGGGGGTACCGCGTGATTCCTGATGCGGAATCAGCCGAAGATGAAATACCTGTGCTGAATGAATGGATTCTGGAAAAAGCGGGCGACCCGATGTACCGTTTCGGGCAATCCACCGGTTACGATCCGTCGGCTCAAACAGAAACACTATCGAATGATCCGGTCCGGGCTTCAGGTTACGGGATGCAAAACCTTCAGCGTGTGGTTCCGAACCTGGTCGAGTGGACATCTACACCCGGACGCGGTTACGATGACCTCCAGGAAATTTACGGTGAGCTGATTGGCATGTGGAATCGCTATATCGGTCATGTGGTGACTAACATCGGCGGAGTGTACTACCACCGTCTTGCGAGTGATCAGGAGGGGCAGATTTATACACCGGTCGACAAAGAGTATCAGCAGCAGGCGATGGAGTTTTTGAACGAGCATGTTTTCTCCACCCCGGATTGGCTACTCGATAGTGACATCCTGCGTAACATTGAACACGCCGGCGCAATAGAGCGGATTCAGAATTTACAGGGGCGGCATCTGAGCAGTGTAATGAGCTCTTCAAGGATGATTCGCCTCATTGAAGACGAAGCATTCCGTGGTGATGAAGCGTATACACTTGCTGGAATGATCGAAGATCTTCGGAACGGCATTTGGAGCGAACTCGATTCAGGTGAAACGATCGATACCTATCGCCGAAATCTGCAGCGAACCTATATCCATCAAATCGGGACAACCATGGAGAGCAGCGATTCTCATGTTGAGCTGAGCGACATCAAACCGATGCTACGCGATGAATTGCACAGACTGGCTGAGAGAGTTGACTCGACTGTTGAAAACGCTCCCGATCGGATTACACAAGTTCATCTGAGAGATGTTCAACATCGAATTGATCAGATTCTGAACCCATCTTGA
- a CDS encoding T9SS type A sorting domain-containing protein produces MNRELILTILFSFTLVCTLPAQERTLQEKENERNHRTVELLKKLHPIYTAQSQPGKLAVFPRPDRAEYQQWLDEEFVPLRRYDHNYQNGERVETEILNFNSQNESWQPYEKSIYQYSSDGLESIVDQVYAGGNYYNSSRILFTYQQVNGITTIFTETEQFWDSSNEVWVNEGQIRFTAEGGQISMFEDGFWNGDHWVYVDRTLISEENGDLIFVYQELFDDEWEDLYRDTYPSITFPDLIDQFYEFFIDTIEFGSEMAYFGYLPDVTEQNWTGFNWVDDYRRVTAVTTDPSTGEVELRSVIEQDSDGSEWITFSEIQIEYENEKPVLFTLYEPNYYSDEDELIKFSQEVFQYDQNDRMTEITRTEYIYAFDGDGSLLEEEILDGRVLLTYGDTSTSAERLDDTRPNTYRLGNAYPNPFNPQTTVPFQAGQNGFITIKVYDLLGRYVMTLAQGIYPQGNHTVRFDASALTSGVYMIRMEAPDMQQVRRVTLLK; encoded by the coding sequence ATGAATAGAGAACTTATACTTACCATACTATTTAGTTTTACTCTGGTATGTACGCTGCCTGCACAGGAGAGAACCCTGCAGGAAAAAGAGAATGAAAGAAATCACAGGACAGTTGAACTTCTGAAAAAGCTGCATCCAATTTATACTGCTCAAAGTCAGCCGGGAAAGTTAGCTGTTTTTCCCAGGCCGGACAGAGCGGAATATCAGCAATGGTTGGATGAGGAATTTGTCCCGCTGAGAAGATATGACCATAACTATCAAAATGGGGAAAGAGTGGAGACGGAAATTCTGAACTTCAACAGTCAGAATGAAAGCTGGCAGCCGTATGAGAAATCTATCTATCAGTACAGTTCGGACGGTCTTGAGTCAATTGTAGATCAGGTTTATGCCGGTGGAAATTATTACAATAGCAGCAGAATCCTTTTCACATATCAGCAAGTGAATGGTATAACAACAATCTTTACGGAAACTGAACAGTTTTGGGATTCATCCAATGAAGTTTGGGTAAATGAAGGGCAGATACGCTTCACTGCAGAAGGTGGTCAAATTAGCATGTTTGAAGATGGGTTTTGGAATGGGGATCATTGGGTTTATGTGGATCGGACCCTAATATCAGAAGAGAACGGCGATCTGATATTTGTCTATCAAGAATTATTTGATGATGAATGGGAAGATCTATACAGGGATACTTATCCTTCCATAACATTCCCGGATCTAATTGACCAGTTTTATGAGTTTTTTATTGATACCATTGAATTTGGCTCGGAGATGGCTTATTTCGGGTATCTGCCGGATGTTACGGAGCAAAATTGGACCGGATTCAATTGGGTAGACGATTACAGAAGAGTTACTGCAGTTACTACAGACCCCAGTACCGGGGAAGTCGAACTGCGATCGGTTATCGAACAGGATAGCGACGGTTCAGAGTGGATAACATTCAGTGAGATTCAGATTGAGTATGAAAATGAAAAACCGGTGCTTTTTACCTTATATGAACCAAATTATTACAGTGATGAAGACGAACTGATCAAATTTAGCCAGGAAGTATTTCAATACGACCAGAATGATCGGATGACGGAAATAACCCGGACGGAATATATCTACGCATTTGATGGAGACGGGAGTTTACTGGAGGAGGAGATTTTGGATGGACGAGTTTTGTTGACTTACGGAGACACATCAACATCTGCTGAACGATTAGACGATACACGTCCGAATACGTATCGTCTGGGGAATGCATACCCCAATCCGTTCAACCCGCAAACAACCGTTCCTTTTCAGGCCGGTCAAAATGGATTTATCACAATCAAAGTGTACGACCTTTTAGGGCGTTATGTGATGACTCTGGCTCAAGGAATCTATCCACAGGGTAACCATACCGTAAGGTTTGACGCCTCGGCATTAACGAGTGGAGTTTATATGATCCGAATGGAGGCGCCGGACATGCAACAAGTAAGACGAGTAACACTATTGAAATAA
- the aat gene encoding leucyl/phenylalanyl-tRNA--protein transferase, giving the protein MHQNSENKIIPPEALLDAYSRGVFPMSESRDDKSVNWYSARQRGIIPMDRFRVSGNVRRIIRQGRFTCRINTNFKEVMKQCASRNTTWISDIIIRSFEVLHMAGHAHSVEMYDEKGTLAGGLYGVSLGGAFFGESMFKHQKEADKVALCHCHRILEKNGFTLWDTQFYTGHLAQFGCIEISSKAYEESLEKALQKEVMFRD; this is encoded by the coding sequence ATGCATCAAAACTCCGAAAATAAGATTATCCCGCCTGAAGCACTTTTAGATGCCTATAGCAGAGGGGTATTCCCAATGAGTGAATCAAGGGATGATAAATCCGTCAACTGGTATTCAGCACGGCAGCGGGGCATTATCCCGATGGACCGGTTCAGAGTATCCGGGAATGTTCGGAGAATTATTCGTCAGGGCAGATTTACCTGCCGGATTAACACAAATTTCAAGGAGGTAATGAAGCAGTGTGCCAGCCGGAATACAACCTGGATTTCTGATATCATCATACGTTCGTTTGAGGTTCTCCATATGGCCGGTCACGCGCACTCTGTGGAGATGTATGATGAAAAAGGCACCCTCGCAGGCGGACTTTACGGCGTTTCGCTGGGTGGTGCATTTTTTGGAGAATCGATGTTTAAACATCAAAAAGAAGCGGACAAAGTAGCTCTCTGTCACTGCCACCGTATTCTTGAAAAAAACGGGTTTACATTGTGGGATACTCAATTCTACACAGGGCACCTGGCACAATTCGGATGTATTGAGATCTCTTCCAAAGCGTACGAAGAAAGCCTGGAGAAGGCCCTGCAGAAAGAAGTGATGTTTCGTGACTAA
- the wecB gene encoding non-hydrolyzing UDP-N-acetylglucosamine 2-epimerase, whose amino-acid sequence MLIDIIAGARPNFMKIAPIIHEIERENKEAGLDISDKNYLQYRLIHTGQHYDRNMSGAFFEQLGIPEPDLNLESGSGSQSEQTGRIMTRYEKVLIDRKSDLCIVVGDVTSTMACSITAKKMGVKIAHVEGGIRSRDWTMPEEINRIATDSITDFFFTTSEVANKNLASEGVKKERIFFVGNTMIDTLLSNLDKLKKPGVFDEKSLKKGDFFVMTLHRPANVDEEKKLKSLIDNIAKGVEGKKIIFPVHPRTKKILDDLGISHENLIYTEPLGYLEFIWLIKHSKAVITDSGGITEETTVLEIPCLTLRDNTERPETVTQGTNELIGTAPEAIVPALKKLMSGNWKSGTVPEKWDGKASKRIVQSIYELLKDGQFKFYEPYVDHILMFKAEN is encoded by the coding sequence ATGCTGATTGACATTATTGCAGGTGCACGCCCGAATTTTATGAAAATTGCACCGATCATTCATGAGATTGAGAGAGAGAACAAAGAAGCCGGACTGGATATATCAGATAAGAATTATCTCCAATACCGTCTCATTCATACGGGCCAGCATTACGACAGGAATATGAGCGGAGCTTTTTTTGAGCAATTAGGTATTCCTGAACCCGATTTGAATCTTGAATCCGGTTCGGGTTCGCAATCTGAGCAAACCGGGAGAATAATGACCCGGTACGAAAAAGTACTTATTGACAGAAAATCTGATCTGTGTATTGTGGTCGGGGATGTTACATCAACCATGGCGTGCTCCATCACGGCAAAAAAAATGGGTGTGAAAATCGCGCATGTTGAGGGGGGAATTCGTTCACGTGACTGGACAATGCCCGAGGAGATAAACCGTATTGCAACAGACAGCATCACAGATTTTTTCTTTACCACATCTGAAGTAGCGAACAAAAACCTTGCATCAGAAGGTGTAAAAAAAGAGAGGATTTTCTTTGTTGGAAATACCATGATTGATACCCTCCTTTCAAATCTCGATAAGTTAAAAAAGCCAGGAGTTTTTGATGAAAAATCATTGAAAAAAGGTGACTTTTTTGTGATGACGCTTCACCGGCCTGCGAACGTGGATGAGGAGAAAAAGCTGAAATCACTTATTGATAACATCGCAAAAGGTGTAGAGGGTAAAAAAATAATTTTCCCGGTACATCCAAGAACCAAAAAAATATTGGATGATCTGGGCATTTCCCATGAGAACTTAATTTATACCGAACCGCTCGGTTACCTTGAGTTTATCTGGTTAATTAAACACTCTAAGGCTGTGATTACTGATTCAGGAGGAATTACAGAAGAAACCACAGTACTTGAAATTCCATGCCTCACACTGAGAGACAATACAGAAAGACCGGAAACCGTAACCCAGGGTACCAACGAACTGATAGGTACAGCTCCTGAAGCTATTGTACCGGCACTGAAAAAATTGATGTCAGGCAACTGGAAAAGCGGAACTGTTCCCGAAAAATGGGATGGCAAAGCATCCAAAAGAATTGTTCAGTCTATATATGAGTTGCTTAAAGATGGTCAGTTTAAATTCTACGAACCGTATGTTGATCATATCCTGATGTTTAAAGCGGAGAACTGA
- a CDS encoding sodium-translocating pyrophosphatase yields MDLLILTPLAAIIALIAAYILARGVLKSPTGDETMNGIADAIREGAGAYMNRQYKTITYVAIAIIVVFAIISLLQEGQAATTWWWTTIGFAVGALFSAFSGYAGMTIAVRANVRVAEAAKSGLPGALKLAFNGGAVSGLAVAGLALLGVAGFFYLFNNILGLADPVNPLVGFAFGSCLVSLFARVGGGIYTKAADVGADLVGKVEAGIPEDDPRNPAVIADNVGDNVGDCAGMGADLFETYAVTAIGAILLGYLLPDVAAVTELVTYPLYLGAFAILASIVSVFFVRMGKDGNIMKALYKGMYASAAISIAGFAYITYLVFADFDYSIIAHLSNAPTGWLDLFYATVVGIFVVIGLVLVTEYYTSTKYSPVKKIAKSSETGAATNIISGLAVGLESTFVPTLIMVFALFLSYMFAGLYGIAVAAVAMLSVTGIIIAMDTYGPITDNAGGIAEMSNLPEEVRNNTDALDAVGNTTKAVTKGYAIGSAALAALVLFADYIFNLEKAMGDGSVTFLLNDPIVLVGLFIGAMLPFLFASFLMESVGRAAGAVIEEVRRQFREMPGIMKGEQKPEYGACVDIVTKSALKEMVIPGLMAVFAPLIVGFLWGPLALGGLLIGVIASGLMVALMMSNGGGAWDNAKKYIEDGNHGGKNSEAHAASVVGDTVGDPYKDTAGPSINPLIKVINTVALIFATLIASVGGILL; encoded by the coding sequence GTGGATCTACTTATACTTACTCCGCTGGCGGCTATTATTGCGCTTATCGCAGCTTACATCCTTGCAAGGGGTGTGCTGAAATCACCAACCGGCGACGAAACCATGAACGGGATTGCCGATGCAATTCGTGAAGGTGCCGGCGCATATATGAACAGGCAGTACAAAACCATAACCTATGTTGCGATTGCCATCATTGTGGTTTTTGCAATTATTTCACTTCTGCAGGAAGGGCAGGCGGCAACAACCTGGTGGTGGACTACCATAGGTTTTGCTGTGGGAGCGCTATTTTCTGCATTCAGCGGATATGCAGGAATGACAATCGCAGTAAGAGCGAACGTTCGCGTAGCTGAAGCAGCCAAAAGCGGACTCCCGGGAGCCCTGAAGCTTGCATTTAACGGAGGTGCGGTTTCTGGTCTCGCTGTAGCGGGCCTTGCACTTCTTGGAGTTGCCGGATTTTTCTATCTCTTTAATAACATTCTGGGTCTTGCAGACCCGGTAAATCCACTGGTCGGATTTGCATTTGGCTCCTGCCTCGTTTCACTGTTTGCCCGGGTTGGCGGGGGGATTTATACCAAAGCTGCCGATGTGGGGGCTGACCTCGTCGGTAAAGTAGAAGCCGGAATTCCGGAGGATGACCCCAGGAATCCCGCCGTAATTGCCGATAACGTTGGTGATAATGTGGGAGACTGCGCCGGGATGGGTGCCGATCTTTTTGAAACGTACGCTGTGACAGCAATCGGGGCAATTCTTTTAGGATACCTGCTGCCGGATGTGGCTGCAGTTACTGAGCTGGTTACCTACCCGTTATACCTGGGAGCGTTTGCAATACTTGCGAGCATCGTTTCCGTATTTTTTGTTCGAATGGGCAAAGATGGTAACATTATGAAGGCCCTCTACAAAGGCATGTACGCCAGCGCAGCAATATCAATCGCCGGTTTTGCATACATCACGTATCTTGTGTTTGCTGATTTTGATTATTCCATTATCGCACATTTAAGCAACGCCCCAACCGGCTGGCTCGATCTCTTTTATGCAACAGTCGTCGGGATTTTTGTGGTGATTGGTCTCGTGCTGGTAACCGAATATTACACTTCTACAAAATATTCACCGGTGAAAAAAATTGCGAAGTCCTCGGAAACAGGTGCTGCTACAAATATTATCAGCGGACTTGCCGTAGGTCTTGAAAGTACGTTTGTACCAACTCTGATTATGGTTTTTGCTCTTTTCCTATCCTACATGTTTGCAGGGCTCTACGGAATTGCAGTTGCGGCTGTTGCCATGCTGAGCGTGACCGGAATCATCATCGCCATGGATACGTATGGCCCGATTACCGATAATGCCGGCGGAATTGCGGAGATGAGTAATCTGCCTGAAGAAGTTCGCAACAATACCGATGCACTTGATGCGGTCGGAAACACCACGAAAGCGGTCACAAAAGGATATGCAATCGGTTCAGCAGCACTGGCCGCCCTGGTGCTTTTCGCTGATTACATCTTTAACCTCGAAAAAGCGATGGGAGACGGCAGCGTTACATTTCTGCTGAACGATCCGATCGTTCTGGTTGGATTATTCATTGGTGCGATGCTGCCATTTCTGTTTGCATCCTTTTTAATGGAGTCTGTCGGAAGAGCTGCAGGTGCTGTAATCGAAGAGGTTCGGCGGCAGTTCCGCGAAATGCCGGGCATCATGAAAGGAGAACAGAAACCGGAATATGGCGCATGTGTGGATATTGTAACCAAATCAGCACTCAAAGAGATGGTAATTCCCGGATTAATGGCCGTATTTGCTCCTCTTATTGTAGGATTCCTGTGGGGACCTCTCGCGCTTGGAGGATTGCTGATCGGTGTGATTGCATCCGGACTCATGGTGGCACTGATGATGTCGAACGGTGGCGGAGCCTGGGATAACGCCAAAAAGTATATCGAGGATGGCAATCACGGCGGCAAGAATAGCGAAGCTCATGCGGCGTCTGTTGTTGGTGACACCGTTGGGGATCCCTACAAAGATACTGCCGGCCCATCCATCAACCCTCTCATTAAGGTAATAAATACAGTGGCTCTGATTTTTGCAACTTTAATCGCTTCTGTTGGGGGTATTCTGCTGTAA
- a CDS encoding ABC transporter ATP-binding protein, whose translation MSLISTIKFYFSVYRRFIGRRVYIVFVLTAAVAIAEGLGITLLLPLIEAADAGGSTDREVSGVTAALTSFLDYVGIGSSMVGILLFIGVVFIGKGVLKFGEGAYMSYLKARLMVEIKGKMFDAYSTMDYGYYIERNTGHFINIINGQIGSFIGSFKTFKSFLSTIIMTVAYLSVAVLLAWRFALMALVVGVIILFLFRWLNEFVKDLSRKAAAEASELNKFLVQSLQGFKYLASTSEMSFLKNGIYGSIKKLSEYQYKKGLASSFTTAIKEPVSVLFLLFVIIIQVAVFDAPVAPIFVALILFHRGMQQVIGVQKEWQATLDNAGSLEMVIDEFNSVRSQQEPVGKIEVPKLSDSISFEDVSYAYNIDDGDVLKNIDLKIPVNQTVAFVGESGAGKSTLIDMLTLMLRPRLGEIYIDGVAGSDVERKSWRSQIGYVSQETVVFDDTVANNINLWKGDYENDPEVRERVCEAAEKAYALDFINELPDGFDTVVGDRGVRLSGGQRQRLFIARELFKMPNLLILDEATSALDSDSESFIQQSIDNLKGSMTVVIIAHRLSTIKNSDKIYVLDEGRVVEYGSYDELTVERNGRFREMVEMQSL comes from the coding sequence TTGTCTTTAATTTCAACTATCAAATTCTATTTTTCGGTTTACCGTAGGTTTATAGGCCGAAGAGTATACATTGTATTTGTACTTACAGCCGCAGTAGCCATTGCAGAAGGACTTGGCATTACGCTTCTGTTACCTTTAATTGAAGCGGCAGATGCGGGTGGCTCAACAGATAGGGAGGTGAGCGGAGTTACAGCAGCATTGACTTCATTTTTGGATTACGTTGGAATCGGGAGTTCAATGGTAGGGATTCTTCTTTTTATTGGTGTAGTTTTCATTGGAAAGGGTGTACTGAAATTTGGTGAAGGTGCCTATATGAGTTACCTGAAAGCTCGGCTGATGGTAGAGATTAAAGGTAAAATGTTTGATGCCTACAGTACTATGGATTACGGGTATTACATCGAAAGGAATACAGGGCACTTCATCAATATTATAAATGGCCAGATAGGGAGTTTCATAGGATCTTTCAAAACTTTCAAAAGTTTCCTTTCCACAATTATTATGACGGTTGCCTATCTTTCAGTAGCGGTATTGCTTGCCTGGAGATTTGCACTGATGGCGCTTGTTGTCGGGGTTATTATACTTTTCCTGTTTCGGTGGCTGAATGAATTTGTTAAAGATCTTTCGAGGAAGGCAGCCGCTGAAGCCAGTGAATTGAATAAATTTTTAGTGCAATCCCTTCAAGGATTTAAATATCTCGCATCAACTTCAGAAATGAGCTTTCTGAAAAATGGAATATATGGTAGTATTAAAAAACTTTCAGAATACCAGTACAAAAAGGGGCTGGCCAGTTCTTTTACAACAGCTATTAAAGAACCAGTTTCAGTATTATTTTTACTTTTTGTAATTATTATACAGGTGGCTGTATTCGACGCTCCTGTGGCTCCCATTTTTGTAGCACTCATTCTCTTCCACCGGGGGATGCAGCAGGTGATAGGAGTGCAGAAAGAATGGCAGGCTACACTTGATAATGCGGGATCCCTTGAGATGGTGATCGATGAGTTTAATTCTGTGAGATCTCAACAAGAACCAGTGGGTAAGATAGAGGTCCCGAAATTAAGTGATAGCATAAGTTTTGAGGATGTGTCGTATGCATATAATATAGATGATGGGGACGTTCTTAAAAATATCGATCTTAAGATCCCCGTAAATCAGACAGTAGCTTTTGTTGGTGAGTCAGGTGCTGGCAAATCTACACTTATTGACATGCTCACATTAATGCTTCGACCCAGGCTGGGAGAAATCTACATAGATGGCGTTGCGGGTAGTGATGTTGAGAGAAAGTCATGGAGATCTCAAATAGGTTATGTTTCTCAGGAAACCGTTGTATTTGATGATACGGTTGCCAATAACATCAATCTTTGGAAGGGAGATTATGAAAATGATCCCGAGGTGAGAGAAAGAGTTTGTGAGGCGGCTGAAAAGGCCTATGCGCTGGATTTTATTAATGAACTGCCAGACGGTTTTGATACCGTTGTAGGCGACAGGGGGGTGCGGCTTTCCGGCGGTCAGCGGCAACGTTTGTTTATTGCAAGGGAACTCTTCAAAATGCCCAATCTCTTGATTTTGGATGAAGCTACGAGTGCGCTTGACTCAGATTCTGAAAGTTTTATCCAGCAAAGTATTGATAATTTAAAAGGGTCGATGACCGTTGTCATTATTGCGCACAGACTTTCAACCATTAAGAACTCTGATAAAATTTATGTTTTAGATGAAGGACGCGTTGTTGAATATGGGTCATATGACGAGTTAACGGTAGAAAGGAATGGTCGGTTTCGGGAGATGGTGGAAATGCAAAGTCTTTAA